In Sphaeramia orbicularis chromosome 12, fSphaOr1.1, whole genome shotgun sequence, the following proteins share a genomic window:
- the cdkn1ba gene encoding cyclin-dependent kinase inhibitor 1Ba has product MCNKMSDVRLSNASPTLERVDARQPDSVRPSVRRCLFGTPDREEIRRDLEATIQEDVQRIRETYNFDPVSDTPLPTGDYEWQADSDAPEYFRRAPHGSKRPRRDEDLNCGNSRQDTQERNEGHPDRPPGRDGSRKRPANDSGPCSTERSSKNARTNGDEDDDDDDDEEQSDGAAGLPVELNGKPEVQ; this is encoded by the exons ATGTGCAACAAAATGTCAGATGTTCGCCTTTCTAATGCGAGCCCGACATTGGAGAGAGTGGATGCGCGGCAGCCGGACAGTGTCAGACCTTCGGTGCGCAGATGTCTTTTTGGCACACCTGACCGAGAGGAGATACGAAGGGATCTGGAGGCTACGATACAGGAAGATGTGCAGCGGATTAGGGAGACGTATAATTTTGATCCCGTTAGCGACACACCGCTTCCTACGGGTGATTACGAGTGGCAGGCGGACAGCGACGCACCGGAGTATTTTCGCAGAGCGCCTCACGGGAGCAAGCGGCCCCGGCGAGATGAGGACTTAAACTGCGGTAACAGCCGACAGGACACCCAGGAGAGGAACGAGGGGCATCCGGATCGTCCACCGGGCAGAGACGGCTCAAGGAAGCGACCTGCAAACGACTCAG GTCCCTGTTCCACGGAGCGGTCCAGTAAAAACGCACGAACCAACggagatgaggatgatgatgatgatgatgatgaagagcagTCGGACGGTGCAGCCGGTCTGCCGGTGGAGCTGAACGGCAAACCGGAGGTCCAGTGA
- the cdpf1 gene encoding cysteine-rich DPF motif domain-containing protein 1, with protein KYKRSPSEIFTCQLCGLSSPFTYYGQKPPNTRAIVLLEECFVTKDPFSPDKEKFLVLGSTCSMCSSCVCVGSDCSLFYTKRFCMQCVNKYLDQFPHQIQAELAKKRQSSKTAVS; from the exons AAGTATAAGCGAAGCCCCTCAGAAATATTTACCTGCCAGTTGTGTGGTTTAAGCAGCCCTTTTACATACTACGGCCAGAAACCACCAAACACCAGAGCTATAGT GCTGCTTGAGGAGTGTTTTGTGACTAAGGACCCGTTCAGTCCGGATAAGGAGAAGTTTCTGGTGCTGGGCTCTACCTGTAGCATGTgcagcagctgtgtgtgtgttggatcg GATTGCAGTCTTTTCTACACCAAGAGGTTCTGCATGCAGTGTGTGAACAAGTACTTGGACCAGTTCCCTCATCAGATTCAGGCTGAGCTGGCCAAGAAGAGGCAAAGCTCCAAGACTGCTGTGTCCTGA